The genomic region GCAACACTCCCGCCGTCGTTCAGACCATTGGCTATTCCTGGGATCCGTGGTTTGAACGGCCGCTGGGGGCGCATGCCTCCGAAAGTTATGCCGAGGTCATCCAGGCCTACATGGACGAGCATCCGGGGGACCTGGCGCCCATGGCCCGCGCCAAAATCGTGGAACTCCTCTGCCAGCAGGCGCAAAACAATCCCTATGCGCAACGTCTCGGCGAGAAAGTGACCGCCGACCAGGTGCTCCACTCCCGCTATGTGGTTTACCCGGTTCGCGTGCTGGAAACCTGCGTGTACACCGAGGGCGCCTGCGCCTTGATTTTTGCCTCCGGGGAAATGGCGCAGAAGATCAAGGAGCGGACCGGCCGCGAACCTATCTGGCTTACCGGGGTCGGCGCCGCCAACGAACCCTACTTCGTGGGCAACGACATCACGCGTTACAAGGTCCTGCACCGCATCTATTCCGACCACGTGGCCACCAAGAAAGCGCTGCAGATGGCGGGCATCACCATCGAAGACGTGCAGGTAATCGAATTGCACGACGCCTTCATCCCGCAGTTGATGATCACGCTGGCCGAGATGGGCGTGGTGCCGCTGGGGCGCGCCAATGACCTGGTGGAGGAAGGCATCATCATGCCCGGCGGAAGGCTGCTGGTGAATCCCTCGGGCGGACTCGTGTTCGGCGGACATTTCGTCGGCGGATCCAACATGATGTCAACCTGGAGCGCCATGCGCGAAATGAGAGCCAGAAATCTTGAGCATGCCGTAATTCATGGCACCGGCGCGTCGCTGTCGATGTATGGCGTGGCCATCGTGCTGGAGAGGAGGGCTTAATCGTGGCGAAAACAGGAAAAGCAGTGGCTCCCGCAAAGCGCGAACCCAAGCCGGTGATCTCCCCCGCGATGCTCCCCATGGAGGGAATCACCGAAGTCCAGGCAGCGGACGGCGTGTACCTCCAGCGGAACGACGTCATGTTCACGGCCATGAAGCACACCCAGGGCGAATTCTCCGATTTCTTCCGCGCACTGCGCGACGAGGGCAAGGTGTTCGGCCATCGTTGTCCCGAGTGCCGGCACCTGATCATCCCGCCGTTCATGCGGCGCTGCCCGGCATGCAATTTCGTCGAGATGAAAAAGGAGTACGTCAAGGACACCGGCATCATGGCGGCAACGCCGGTGATCACCGTTTTTTCGCCCAGCCGCTTCAAGGGCCAGGAACCGTTTGGCACCGGCCGGGTGTTTCTTGAAACCGCGGCCGGCAAGCTCAGCGATACGGCCATGCTGGTTCGCGTCCGCACCACGCGTGGAACCATACGGCCGGGGATCTATAAGAAAGGCACCCCGGTCAAGATCGCCTTCTGCGATTCACGGCGAGGCGAGATGCTGGACGTCTTTGCCGTTCCCCAGAGCGAACTGAAGCCGAAACAACTCGCCAAGCGCCCGCTCTTGGAGAGCGAGATAGACTGGGGCCAGCTCTCGGAGATGGAATTCGGCAAACCCACCGCTCGACTGCAGAAAACGTTCCAGGAAGTCAGGGCCCATTTCCAGAAACTCGCTGCCATGATTCCGCACAGCCCGCGGGCGACCGCCAATCTTGCCAACTGGCGCCGCACGGTTACCGTCCGCACCGGCGGCGGGACGTTCGGCCTGGTGATGAACCGGGGGAAATTGCAGGTGCGGAACGAGGGCGTGAAGGACCCGGATCTGGTCGTGGCCATAAAAGACCCATCCACGCTGCTGGCATGGCTGCATGACAGCACGGAACCGGTCGGCGATGGTATGAAGAGCCCCGCGTTAACGGATCTGGTCATTGAAGGGACCCTCGTGCTCAACAAGCCCGAACTGGAGACGATTACGCGCCTGGATCGCGTTCCTCGCTCGCTGCGTCGGGACCGCGTGGTGACAGCACGCTAAGCCAAAGCGACGGGTGGCGCGATGTTCGAACATGCGCTGCCCGTCGCCTTCAAGCAGCGCTGCTTCGAAGTCGACTTCGTTGTTCCATCAGCCTTATCACCAGCTACTCCCCAAACGCCCTCTTGCCCGGCTAACTGGCGTCCCCCCACATTTTGCGCACTGCATTTTGCTCCGCCCCACTGCGTTTTGCAGCGATTCACCTCCTGATTCCGAAGTGCGAATTCCCTAACTCCTTATTCCTCAATCGCCGCTCCCCATCGGCCTTTTGCCCCTCGCGTGCACTTACCCAGGGCGAGAGTTGTCCGAATAAGGAGACCGTATGTCGATCCTGTTTGTGCTGCTGACTTTTCTGCTGATCATGTCGATCACGTATTTTCTGCGCCGCGAGCAGCCCGCGGCCGCGGTGCAGCCCCGGGTTTATCCCCAGCCGCCCGCGCCCAGCATGATGCGCGAGCAAGGCTTCGACGTGCCCAAGGGCTACTGCTTCCATCCCGGCCACACCTGGGTGCTGGATGAAGGCCGCCAGAACGCGCGCATCGGGTTGGACAGCTTCGGCGCCGCCCTGCTCGGCAGGATTGATCGCGTCGAAGTCGTCGGCCTGAACCGCTGGGTGCGTCAGGGCCAGAAGATCTGCACCATCTCGCGCGACGGGCTGGCGGTGGAGTTGCTGTCCCCCATCGAGGGCGTGGTGGTCTCGGTCAACCAGGACGTGGTCAACGATCCCGGAATCGTGCTGAAGGACCCGTACAAAGCGGGCTGGATCTGCGTCGTCAAGGCGCCGGAGATCAACCTGAACTTGAACAACCTGCTGCAGGGAAGCCTGGTCGGCTCGTGGATGCAAAACTCCGTGCGCCGTCTTTCCACCATGACATCCCAGCTCGCTCCTGCCGCGGCGGCCGATGGCGGACTCCCCGTTTCCGGCCTGCTCGCCCAGCTCGAGCCCGGCGCGCAGCGCGCCATGATTCGCGAATTTTTCCTGACGTAGCGGGCCGATGGGAACACCGGCCCGGATAGAGGTACTGCCTGGGAGGCTTGAGATGAGCAAGGAATCGAAAGGGCTGTTGATCGACATCACCAAGTGCATCGGCTGCCTGCAGTGCGCCGTGGCCTGCAAGACCGGACACAAGCAGCCGGGCGACCCCGAGCCGACGCTGTCGGCCACCGCTTTCACCACGGTCGAGCCGCGCGGCGAAAAGTTCGTCCGCCGCCTGTGCCTGCATTGCGAAGATCCTTCCTGCGCCAGCGTCTGCCCGGTCGGCGCCATTATCAAGACCGCGCAGGGTGCGGTGCGTTACAACGGCGCCAAGTGCATCGGCTGCCGTTACTGCATGATTGCCTGCCCGTTCAGCGTTCCCAAGTACGAGTGGAGCAAGCTGGCGCCCTACGTCACCAAGTGCGACATGTGCGCCGAGCGCGTCCTGGCCGGCAACCAGACCCTGTGCGCCGAAGTCTGCCCCACCGGCGCCACGTTGTTCGGCAGCCGCGAAGACCTGCTGATGGAAGCGCACAAACGCATCGTGGAAAACCCCGGCGTCTACGTGCCGCGGATTTACGGCGAGAAGGAAGTGGGCGGCACCTCGGTGTTCTACATCTCCGACGTGCCCTTCGAGCAGCTCGGGTTCGTTGAGCCACCCTTGAACCAGCCGATGCCGACTCTGTCCGCCGCTGCGCTGGGTGAAGTGCCCACCGTGGTGACGATCGGCGGCTCGCTGCTGGCCGGCCTCTACTGGATCACGCAACGCCGCCGTGAAGTCGCCGCCGCGGAATCGGTCGAACGGGAACAGAAGGAAAGGAGCTAGCCATGTCGCAGATCATGAAAAAAATCACTTTGTGGCGCGCAATTTCGGCGGTCATCTTCGCCGCCGGTATCTGGGCCACCTACCTCCGGTTTTTTGCCGGATGGCGCGCGGCCACCAACCTCTCTGACGGCCAGCCCTGGGGCATCTGGGTGGGCGTCGCTACGCTGTGCGGCGTCGGACTCTCCGCCGGCGGCTTCGCCATCGCCGGCGCCGTGTACCTGCTCGGCATGGAGCGCTACCATCCCATTTCCCGCGCCGCCGTCGTGATCGCGTTCCTTGGCTATCTCTCCGTGGTCGCCGGCTACGCCTGGGAGCTCGGGCTGCCCTGGAACTTCTGGCACCCGCTGGTCATGTGGAACCGAAAATCGGTGCTCTTCGAAGTGGTCTGGTGCATCATTCTCTACACCACCGTGCTGGCGCTGGAGTTCTCGCCCGCGCTGCTGGAGAAGATTCCTCATCAGCGCATCCGCGAACTCGCCCTCGAGTGGCACCGCCGTATTCTGATTGGCCTGGTGCTGATCGGCGTTCTGCTCTCTTCGTTGCACCAGTCGTTCTTGGGCGGCCTGTTCATCATCTTCAAGGGCAAGGAATATCCGCTCTGGTACAGCAATTATCAGACGACCCTGTTTTATCTTTCGGCGATTCCC from Terriglobia bacterium harbors:
- the nrfD gene encoding polysulfide reductase NrfD, encoding MSQIMKKITLWRAISAVIFAAGIWATYLRFFAGWRAATNLSDGQPWGIWVGVATLCGVGLSAGGFAIAGAVYLLGMERYHPISRAAVVIAFLGYLSVVAGYAWELGLPWNFWHPLVMWNRKSVLFEVVWCIILYTTVLALEFSPALLEKIPHQRIRELALEWHRRILIGLVLIGVLLSSLHQSFLGGLFIIFKGKEYPLWYSNYQTTLFYLSAIPAGFAMVIIALYLSMRSLGVKLDTGILKDFSRVITPLLVIFALFRFVDIGRQGATHYLFLARPETFYFWLEIALLIVAPVVLFNLKKVRETPIGLYWASAVMVMGFITHRVNVSITALERATGTHYVPKWSEMAVTIMLVAAAVIAFRLAVLHLKIFPRVERVEPRTRWLAEPASAD
- a CDS encoding thiolase family protein, whose translation is MKDVAIIGAGMTPCRSRWVEKTFWELAQWAVSEAVRDAGIHIQEVEAGVAGIYNDIFEFQAIPESGFQGIVGLQNKPMMRVSNGGATGAYAMLAAYNMVASGQYDLMLVLGVEKALDCYDFEAESNTPAVVQTIGYSWDPWFERPLGAHASESYAEVIQAYMDEHPGDLAPMARAKIVELLCQQAQNNPYAQRLGEKVTADQVLHSRYVVYPVRVLETCVYTEGACALIFASGEMAQKIKERTGREPIWLTGVGAANEPYFVGNDITRYKVLHRIYSDHVATKKALQMAGITIEDVQVIELHDAFIPQLMITLAEMGVVPLGRANDLVEEGIIMPGGRLLVNPSGGLVFGGHFVGGSNMMSTWSAMREMRARNLEHAVIHGTGASLSMYGVAIVLERRA
- a CDS encoding 4Fe-4S dicluster domain-containing protein; this encodes MSKESKGLLIDITKCIGCLQCAVACKTGHKQPGDPEPTLSATAFTTVEPRGEKFVRRLCLHCEDPSCASVCPVGAIIKTAQGAVRYNGAKCIGCRYCMIACPFSVPKYEWSKLAPYVTKCDMCAERVLAGNQTLCAEVCPTGATLFGSREDLLMEAHKRIVENPGVYVPRIYGEKEVGGTSVFYISDVPFEQLGFVEPPLNQPMPTLSAAALGEVPTVVTIGGSLLAGLYWITQRRREVAAAESVEREQKERS
- a CDS encoding glycine cleavage system protein H gives rise to the protein MSILFVLLTFLLIMSITYFLRREQPAAAVQPRVYPQPPAPSMMREQGFDVPKGYCFHPGHTWVLDEGRQNARIGLDSFGAALLGRIDRVEVVGLNRWVRQGQKICTISRDGLAVELLSPIEGVVVSVNQDVVNDPGIVLKDPYKAGWICVVKAPEINLNLNNLLQGSLVGSWMQNSVRRLSTMTSQLAPAAAADGGLPVSGLLAQLEPGAQRAMIREFFLT